One genomic segment of Hordeum vulgare subsp. vulgare chromosome 2H, MorexV3_pseudomolecules_assembly, whole genome shotgun sequence includes these proteins:
- the LOC123431230 gene encoding uncharacterized protein LOC123431230, with protein MAAKTQSSCFTFLKEALILPTRNPKLFTPVFLLLALATFLARSVHVVFTQPLADDMARSIHLIEMRNTGVSCAECDKLGEGAIKIMLISIAQVILMVALGFVKKVVAFFAASTTYSGDRYSLSELIRKVICKGNTLKVPAITLAVVTALGLAWTAVLVAMRTGTAVMMHGGLRVQGLIFVLTLLAELYFAVLALVSVTASVVDGERRGVRALRQAWRLMTRAKRKEGLLLVVLTYLLPTVVAPVYRAALVYSRRSMAAGLCVLAAYALLFGALQLVYLTAATVFYYEAMESKGVVPCDYVHIPSGEGDV; from the coding sequence ATGGCTGCCAAGACCCAAAGCTCATGCTTTACTTTCCTAAAGGAAGCCCTGATCCTCCCCACGCGAAACCCCAAGCTCTTCACGCCCGTGTTCCTCCTGTTGGCCCTCGCCACCTTCCTTGCCCGCTCAGTCCATGTCGTGTTCACCCAGCCTCTCGCCGACGACATGGCCAGGTCCATCCATCTCATCGAGATGAGGAACACCGGCGTCTCCTGCGCAGAGTGTGACAAGCTCGGAGAGGGCGCCATAAAGATCATGCTAATCTCCATCGCCCAGGTAATCCTCATGGTGGCGCTTGGCTTCGTCAAGAAGGTCGTCGCTTTCTTTGCAGCGTCCACGACCTACTCCGGCGACCGCTACTCGCTCTCCGAGCTCATCCGCAAGGTGATCTGCAAGGGGAACACCCTGAAGGTCCCTGCTATCACCTTGGCCGTGGTCACCGCGCTCGGCTTGGCATGGACGGCCGTACTGGTCGCCATGCGTACTGGTACTGCCGTGATGATGCACGGTGGCCTCCGCGTTCAGGGCCTCATCTTCGTCCTCACGCTCCTCGCCGAGCTCTACTTTGCCGTCCTCGCGCTGGTGAGCGTCACCGCGTCGGTGGTGGACGGGGAGCGGCGCGGCGTGCGCGCGCTCAGGCAGGCGTGGCGGCTCATGACGCGGGCGAAGAGGAAGGAGGGCCTCCTGTTGGTAGTCCTGACGTACCTCCTGCCTACAGTCGTGGCTCCGGTGTACAGGGCTGCTCTTGTGTACTCCAGGAGGAGCATGGCGGCGGGCCTGTGCGTGCTGGCTGCGTATGCTCTTCTCTTCGGTGCGCTGCAGCTGGTCTATCTGACGGCAGCCACGGTGTTCTACTACGAAGCCATGGAGAGCAAGGGGGTGGTGCCTTGTGACTATGTCCACATTCCTTCCGGTGAAGGAGATGTCTGA